The Juglans regia cultivar Chandler chromosome 6, Walnut 2.0, whole genome shotgun sequence genome contains the following window.
ACTGTCTCATCATCCCGAGTTAGCTTGAGGGGGGTGTTAATGTTATAGTTGGATAGGTGGACCTCAAGCCAGCTCACTCTTCTCTACATGGAAAGATAGACAAATTTCCTTGATCATAGTTGTTGATGTCAAGCCTTGTGGATTGCCTTGCATGTAATGGTATCATTGTACATATTTTTAGGCTAGTGATtgatttgtatttaatttgcaTTCAATCATAATCTGTTATTGACCTTGCTATATAATACACGAGCAAACACACATACTCAGATGAGGCATGTGAAATAAGAAATCCTTTCCTTTATCCTCCAAATCAAATTGTGCCATAgggatggtgtgtggtgtaggggGCTTAGAATAGagatattcatattatatatttatatatatatatatatatataattgtgaataACAAAACTAAAAATCCCCCATCAGAATTAATGTTTCCATAGAATGATCAAACGGTTCCTTATATACTTGTATACCAAGTAACTCTTGGGTAATTACTTGGAGTATTAATTAAGATGAAACAACGTGATGTCTCTTACTTTCAATGAGAATTAATTAACCTAGCTCACACTAATTACGCCATAAACTGTTAAATATTCCTAGCAAATTAAGCACATTAAGTACGCTTTGCCATCAAAATAATCATGTTAattagcttttgtttttttccaacAAATGCATCATGTGTACGTAAATGATTGAAACAAATCATAATAATACTACCAATATATCAGTGATTTTCATTCTTTTCCGTGATGATCGATCATCATCATGTCTCAACCCATCatgattttttagaagaagaatTGGATGTATACCTAACGTCCTTGACGACCGATCATAAAAGGTTAgctttctttaatatatatatatatatatatatatatatatatatatttggaatttCAACTGCCATATATAGGAGAGGGGCCCCCATAATTATCGTCCTagagtaataaaaaaatgatgcataTATGGCATGCAATTACCACAAAAGGCTACAAAATGAAAGTTAAGGGGGAAATGAGACCATATGAGTGGTCTGCCTACTCATGATGATTTGATCACTGCCATGAAAAATGTCATTGTTACGTAGAAACTGTAATATAAACATTGCATGCATGGGTATATTAACATTGACTAGGCTGAAGCAATTTGATATATAAAACATCTAGTACCTTTTAATTTTTCGTAAACAAAAGTATATCTGAACTTCCTTTCAGTTTTGATATGTCTGTAGAATCATGCATGAGATATGAACAGCATGTAACGACAGAATATCTTTagatagtaatatatattaataactaaataaGAATGAACATGATCACCGGAGAAGGATAGATAGGGGAGAGGCCGAGTGGTGGAGGGAGGTAGGTACGTAGGTAGCTAGATAGAAAAATGAGAATGATCGAGAAGGGTGGTAGGTGAGAGATCGAAGAAAAAACACAAGAGCATATATAAGAATCTCTCCTAACTATCCTAGCTATATATCATATCCTATGGATCAAGGAGGGAAGGTGCATGAAAGGGCAAAatattggagagagagagagagagagagagagagagcagaacATAGCAGATATGGGTACGTGTAGGAGTTTAAcgttttggagagagagagagagagaagagtggGAAAAGCTTCTCTCTCtaccttctctttctctcactaaggcttgtttggattcgcaagtcatctcagctcatctcagctcatctcaactcatctcactactattcattactattcagcaactttaactcacaaatctcactactattcacaactcatctcattactattcacaatccatctcaactcatttcaactcatctcaagtcatctcaactcatcttcgaatccaaacatctcctaaaagGTTCTTCATAATAATTAAGTTGCATTGGTCGTTCTTCATTTTGCaagtaattatatatctaccatAAGATGGTTAATAAATGAgtaaaaagctagctagctatctaggGATCAATTAGTggtattcatatataattaatttcttctgtAATATTGGAGAAATATTGTTGTGCGTTTCAAGATTTAGGCAGAGAAGCATCGAATTATCATCATTATTTaatcttttgttaaaaaaaatgaattttgaataagtAAAAATTCATCCAAGGAAGGATACTCGAATATAATATCACCAAGGAGGCATACTCGTAATTAATTAAGTCCCAACTAtatgatacatacatacatacatatatatatatatatacacaagcAGAAAATCGTAAAGAAagatgatgcatgcatgcagctacgTACCATGCATGCACAACCAGAGCCATGCATGCTTTCACCTACCTAGCTACCTACAACCAAACTGCAAATACATAGAACAGATCAATCCAAGCTCATgtgcatgcagctagctagctaatacgTACGTACAGTACACTGTACAATATATCGACAAGAACAAGGATCGATCTAAACCAaaactttaacaaaaaaatatattatatatgtatatatatcataaaggAACAAACGTCCAAACTGATATCCATACCAGAAAGGCAGAAAATTACGCACCATATCTGAGCTGGCACATGCAGCGCCTAGTTAGGGGATACAAAAGAATTAAGGAATAAGAAAGGCATACGTACATACCTACGTACCAACCATATATCGGTTGTATTTGAACCGAAGAGCCTAGctaatatatacatgatttttcaatgaaaataatagtagcttttttcccatttaattatattttctcaccAGCTTTTTAACGTCCAAAGGGTCGGGAATGTGCCAATTTGGACATGATCACATTATGTCAAGGCTCGAAACATCGGAATCATTCGTAACAATTTTGAATCGGTTATTTCAATGTTGGTAAAAAGTATTTACATCATAAATAATGCAATTCAAGCattttatataatgtataaaagaGTATAATAGATAAATTCATTGactactttaaataaaaatatgatatgaatcaaaatagttttattaataaacatgtaatttatGTGTTTAACCTCAATTGTTACGAATTAGAAGATAAAGACCATTAAGTTATAAGCACATGGCAAATGTGGTATTTTATCCACAACcacaaatttaatacaaaatattcattcatCTCCTAATTCTTTAAttcaactaaagaaaataaagaattatatgttttatccttcaatttttttgtgattcttATTTAATACAATGATAAAGAAGTTAATATATATCAAGCTCTATCATATATTTGtacaagaaatttaaaaaaataaataaatcagcTAGAATTGGTATGAATTAGCATAAATTGGTCAATTAAGGCGATTCAGTGAACAATTtaaaaagtttattattaaaatcagTTCGATTTCTGCTCAAGAATCGAACCATTTTTTCAAGCCTTGCATTATGTAGGCAATCTCAAACCATTCTAATAATCTTGCAAGGATATCGtatttatgaaattataattataattaccCCCTAtttacaaaagaattatataaaattaaaaaaataaaagaaaatttgtatAGTCTTTCAATTAATTCCCATTATGgataaataaattcatgaaCCTCCAAAAACCTTGTGGCCCTTTAGTTTGGGCCAAGATTTTGGGATATTTGCTTGGGAAACAAAACTTCCTTCATGGCCGAGAGCTGGGCTCAGGTTATTAATCTTCGTATGACCCAACCCATCTTGAGTTATTTATGAACACAACCCTAGATGAACACAACCCTAGACAGAGATCGCATACGACAGAATAAATAAGTTATGAAAGCTCTACTAGTTACTACAAACTCCTCTCATCAGCTCACCTGTATGTACGCCCCCACATGCTTCAATATTTTGCAAAATTGTTGTCACTTTTTAtcaaagagaaataatagtCGCAGTCATGAGTACATAAGTACtgtacaattatttaaaaaataataataaatacaagatctatattaaaaaataaatttaattttttaataatagaccttattctttattaaaaagaCTACACGATACTTATAAACTTTACGACTATATGTAGCGTGTAATTCTCGCACATTAATCTAATGCTGATGGATCCTCTGGAAAGAAAATTTCCTTAGCATCTAATTTTTCGCTACCACGGTCCACAATGCGGGAAATGAGAGATATTGTTTGTAAAATAACTTCATTTTTCATCAGGATAAAAGTCTGATGACTTGATGGTATATGATTtagtttttcaaataaaaaacatgatTCGAAACActactttcttataaaaaaattatataattatatcaaatattataaaaataattgtacataTATCATTATTCGTGAAATAAAACTATAtcgatattaaatttttaaatttattaacctatttttttttcaattaatttcaaaaaaaaaaaaagaattcctcCACTGTCTGCTGCACACAAAGTGAATTCCCAATTTCCATTTTTAATTAGTCACCCCTTATTTCTTTTTGGGCCCTACATTGGAATGGTGCAATATCCTTTTCATGCtcgaaagacaaaaaaaaagtcACGAGTCTATAGGCTCAGAGCTAGGAGCTTTATATCAATGCTTTAAATCATGCTTGATGTAACTTGTCCTTTATGTGGGCCAACTTGCAGTCACGTGCATtgacatgaaaaattattattggaCCGACCTCGATCCTTTACTCTTACTATATTTAATTCTCATATACCATATTGAATTCACTCCATCCCCATTGATTATGTGATTTTACCAACACTTTGCTTTTCTTGTGAACAGAAGAAGCCTTGGCTCAGAACAGCAGCCTCAAAAAAGTGATcctatttaatgaaatttatagCTTCAAACAACAAACACATGTAGtatatagtgattttaatttatctttcacGAGATTAAATACTAtgataagtttaaattttttatacagTTTATGATTTCACATGATAACATAGTAATAGTCTCAAATTCTAACTCTACACttcacataattaattaaatatttcatgtcaTCGGCCTATTTATTAAGTAGGTCTGACCTACGGATGAGAATAAGtgttaaatgatataaataattaaatttatccatttttatcaaatttaaacttttgagataaataatGCACTCGTCGAAATGAATGACAAATCATTCACATTTTTTGCGTGGTAAAAGCTGTGTTGCAAAAGAAGctataaaaagtttaatttgaCATGCTGTCAATGGTCCTTTATACCagcttgcaaatataatttttcatcagTGGTAACTTTAAATACGCATATTAATTTCTTGAATATCCGAGTTGTCTCTCACAATTAATTTCTCGTAGCATGACcagttttaaattatttattaggtataattttttttttttataaaaaatagatttcatttattcataaaagtaaaGTTATAGCTATGATAGATATAtactaaaagaaagaaaaaaaaaaaaaaacacctagaTTACAAGCCATACTCATGGTTGGAGCTATATTAGTACACAAATTCTTTTGTAATTAGTAtggtcttaacttctataactGTCTACAGATAAACCATATGAGAGACCACACTCTACCTAAAGCAGAGATTTCAAATCCCACCTTCTAAATGAGAGGACACACGCACCACCACAGTCCACatgtttgctttttttatttcttttaaggttgaaaatgcagatttacaatttttcaagctgcattttgctattttttatgtattatttatgttttctattatttattaggtataatttattcttaattataggacttttttttaaactaattatagGACTAATCTTATATCATGATTAAAAAGGTAAAAGGattaactaaattaatataaaataattctagaaaaataatcattatcaaGATTGAGAGTTGGAGAAAGGTGGGCTTTTGTGCAACTGCAAGTCTGCAAGGTAAGTAGGCGTTTAGAAATTAGAAGTAGCAGCTTTAGACTGGAAGGCGTGCAAAGCCCATTGCTCGAACTTCCACGCATATCTTCAATTTCTGCTACAAATGTGCTAAAATACAATTCATAAACctcaaaaaaaacaaaaaaacaaaacaaaatcatcatTACCCAAGAAACGAGTAgcatcaacttaaaaaaataaatatatctataaattgaGATAGTGTGATgcatatgttaaattataaaattaatttaattataaaatagatctaatatatcgCATCAAAACAtaccaatttataaatttatttttatagaatctttcaatagttgtgtatatatatatatttatatatatgtatatatatataatggtagttcaaaattgttgaaagagaaataatatttacaatctaaGAGTGTACAGCCTTGCATAGTCCTAATTACGTTTGCAAGTGTCTTAcgttatttattttgaaaaaaatagataaatctagaacctatataaaaaaaaaatatatgtttctaaTAGTGAACTCTTCTTTTTTTCGAATGAAATATACAAGACTTGCAAGCCCTTAGTCTATATCTAGTCTTAAAcctcgtttggatattgaaatgaaataaaaaatctatgaatagtggtaaaatgatttcagttaagatattttaaggAGCTTTgtgaaaggagagagaaaatattgaataaaaatattataaagttaaaatattgttagaatgtaattttttaatatatttttattttgtgatttgaaaaaattgaattactttttatgttttttttttaaagtttataatgattaaataataattagatgaaaagttgaaTTCGTAAAATTGAagagtgtttttattttagtgatgtttggatattgagattatataagatgagatatctcaacatctaaacggcGTCATAGCTACATACagttatttttgtgtattaTTTGCATATTCTACTGATattatcaattaaaataattattttatattaaaaaaataatataatcaattatattaataaaatatataaataaatacgtAAAAATGAGTACACAGGATGTAGGCCAGCAAAATGAGATAAAGtttcaaggaaaaagaaaacgttgaaagaattaaaaaaaaaaaaacttaggcAAAGTTCCACTTGCACCAGCTGTCAAGTACTCTTTTTGTCAccttttgtcatgaattatataTTCTGCACCTTCGAGTGCTAAATAGAATGTCAAACTTCAATTCCCTTGGCCAAAGTGGGCTTGATAATGCAGTGCTCACCAAacaacacacacaaaaaaaagtACAACAGTCAAACTTCCTCACAACACTTTCTACTCTTCAAAGTTCCAAAACTTATTACAAAGTGTTAGCATGGGGGACCCATTTAGATATATTTGATTGGGGTTGGAATTTTAAGATGTTTAATTAACAACCCTAGTCACaagttattttatgttaaaaaaaatctattactaAGTCGGTGTGTAAAATGTTTAAATGacgtaatttaatttaaaagataaattttaaaatttaaatcttacaaattaaatcttatcatttaactAATATGAATAGTATATTTTACATACcgacttgaaaatagaataactcatttTTTGAACGTTCTCCAATTTGGGTTTATTTTAATCCACATTAAAATTTAAGGATctttaatgttgtttttatttaaacaatacAAATGTACCTTGTGCTTGGTAAAATAAGAAATAGTGGTGAATGGTAGATGGAATAAAGGCATGGAGATCTACTATAGTCAATAAGTGAATAAGATGGAACTTAAGATCAGGGaagtttgttttataaaaaaaaaaaaactttggaaaCTTAGTAATCAGTCCTAGCTTTACCACCTTTTCATACATTTGATTgtaatttctctgttttttctttgacagttttaagatttgagatttttataagaagagaaaatatatttgcaaccgtAAATTATGCAACCgccgtgtaatcgttttgaaaaaaatgaataaaacatgaaactcacataaaaaaaattaattttttaatagtgaatctcactcattttcaaaacgattacgcggcgttTACGCATTTCACGTTTATACGCAGAATtacacattttttcttttacttacgATTATATAAgtaactattaatgtattggtatatttttttatttttaaaaaatatttaaaaatgtaaaaaaatataaaaataaataaataaaaagtaaaatttgtaTTAGTGGGCACACCCAGCAATTAAAACTGGGCGGCACACTAGCACTTCcatttttataatcttaaacTTAACACCTTtatatggatttttctttttctttcattgtcaAAATATTCTCGAAATTCATTAAACTCACAATCTTACATGTCTTCTCTgtgtaattaaaataatagtaataataattttatttacatctCCTTCAACTAAGATGTTCACGAGCATTTCACAAGTCTCATTTCACAAGTTTTGTCCGCGCAGCTGGCTTCAATACATCTACATGTGACCAATCAACAAGCGATGCCATCGGTTGAAGGGAGTGATGGATGGCATCTACTGAAAAAGATCTTTGGCTTCGAGTAGGAAAGATATATACACatcaatttcatatatttatacgAATGGTGATAAATACTATAGATCTTATTTGATTATGTGTCTATCACTCTCTCACTTTAAATTTTCAAGTTCggataaaattttaagaaactaTTATCCACATTGATGAATCACTCGAGGAAGATTCAAGTTTTTACTAACAGAGGGAAGGATAATATGCTGCAATCTTTCTTTACCTAGATCATTTTTTCCTACCAACTCTCACCCTTTTAAACTAGTTTAAGCATTGAAACCTTAATTTGGGCACATTTGTATTCAGAATTTAACATGATGGATAATTAACTATACTCGAGAATTCatgtttcaaaaaattcaaagactTTTGGAATACAAACTTACCTTAACttatctcaaaccaatcattgataggatcaattactttttcaacttctcgtaaaaaagttaaactcatctcaacttactttaTACATATAAACATTTATCTCAgcttatttacattcaaatacattttaataaaacccacaaaatactattattaataGATAAACTCAGATCATTTGCAATCATCTTAGAATCCAAACGCAActaaatatctatttatatattacaaataagtGAAACTTTATGATTATCATACAatcatctatttaaaaaaaaagattaaattgtgGAATTAACATAGATAGCTAATTCATTTTGCAATGGTAGATAGGAATGTAACAAAGAAGTGTAGTTTGGAGGCAAGCCAAGTGAGAGGAAAATCCATTCATTGGCAGCTTATCTGGCCACGTTATTTGCTCCCAAACCCACAGCTCTGTTACAAGACACACCAAAACATAATACAAAGCCTTTTTCTCCCCCCCTTTGAGCAAGAAACTGccaaagattttataaatctacCTCTCTGTTTTTCAATCTAGACCCACACACAtgtcaaaagaaaacaaaatttaaggcaataggaaaaaaatttaaggcAAAATTTAAGGCATGAATCTTGTGTTAAAGTAAGCTAGATACTTCATTTGTACCATAAGTGGGTCCATAGTGGGATCCATTATGTATTTTCAGGGAATTTGGATTGTTTGGGGAATGCTGGAATAGTTCAGATAGACGAGTTAACAAACTATTTATAGTGGGGATACATtataacttgaaaaaaaaaaattaaaacactagggcttgtttggaaatagatcttGTCCCAAAATTCTAATTTCATCTCGTCTCGTCTCATACCATCTTCTTCCCAAACataactcaaatacaaaatattcaaaataatcattacaatttttctaaactttcaaacaaaaaataaaaaataatttaacttttttaaatcctcaaacaaaaatattattataaaattatattctaataatattttaattttataatattttttattcaacattttctatcttctttttcaaaacttaaaaaatactcaacttaaactatctcactactattcacaaactatcttaccaCTATTCATaaagttttcatctcatctcaattcacaaACGAGCATTTTTTAGTGGGTTGTGATAGAGTTATTACTCTCTTACTACCCATTTACTATTTATAGTGTacttgaagttttttattttttttatcattttttaagtttttttttaacatctttaatcattaaaaaaatatataattttattaatagtcacttttttaatcattaaataaattaaaaaaattaaaaaaaatcaaatgcaaaaataataataaataaataataaaagagtggTAACTctgcaattattattatttttttaacatagttAATATGAATAACTTCTAcgagtgtttaaaaaaaaaaaaaagccttccAAATAAAGTTTCTCCGACAACAACTTGACCCGCTCCTTTGCCAAATGCACATAAATACGTGAATACATACTTATTACCTCGTGAGGCAAACTTAAAAGCCCCACGAATGATATGTTGATGATGCCAATACCAATCCCAAACGACCTTTACAGAGGTATACATATTACATACCAAACTTTGGATCTAACCTAAGCAGCAAAAGCAGCCAAAAACTCAACTCAGCCCCCACTGCCTCACCCTCCTCAACCCCACCAGCCTATTGTTCATTTTCTCCCACTCCAAACACCAACATTTCACACCAACAGCCACCATTACAGGTCCACTACCAATGTACCTTTATTGATTTGCACTCCCAGTACACCTCCATAATCATAAAAGCTGAAGCTTGAATTAAACCCAAAAACACACAGGCACTCGCATTTCCTCACACAACGAAAGAAAGACAGACCCTTTCTTTGTACCAATGTCCCCGAACTCCTCtatcttttccttctttgttttcttctccattCTCTTGCCCACCTTTCTGGGTCTGCACAACCCGGACCCTGCCACAATCCAATCGCTCCGTTCAACCCCATCTCCACCAGCAACTATTCCTGCATTCCCCGAACAATCCAATTTGGCTGGCTGCCCCCTGGACCTCCCGCATGAGCTCTTCCATGGGATAAAGAGCGCGTGTGGTTCCACAAAGGGTGGCGCCAATGGGCAGCTCCGGCGCAGCCGCTGCTGCCCTGTACTGGCTGCGTGGCTGTACTCCGCCTATTCTGGGACTGCCTTGGGCAGAACCAGCAGAGTGGGCGCTGCAGTGGCGGCTCGTAGTAATACGACATCCTACGACCTGCCATTGCTGCCGGATGATTCCGAAACCTGCGTGGATGACTTGGGGAAAACCCTAAAGGCAAAAGGAGTTGAGTTGGTGAGACCCAATGAGACCTGCGATGTGGTGTACTGTTACTGCGGCATTAGGTTGCACCCATTGAGTTGTCCTGAGGCGTTTAAGGTGACCCAGAAAGGGAAACTGGTTGGGGATGAGAGTGTGAAGAGGTTGGAGCGGAATTGCTTGAGTAGCAGCACCAATGTGAATAGATTTCCAGGTCTTGGTGGGTGCTCCAAGTGCTTGAGCAGTCTCCATAAGGTGAGTTCTTTTCTCTGATCGATAATTGGTTTGTTTCGATAGAATTTCATTTATCTAattgattttcttcttcaaagttacatcttttcttttgttctgaTTTGCACTTGAATGGGTAGGGGGAAGGATGAAGAAGAACAATCCGGTTAAATAAAATGGTCTGTTCTGAATCTCGAGTCCTATGCCGAGCTTTGTAATTGGGAAAGTTTTTCCTGTCTTTTTCTCATCTGGATCACCGTCAAACTCTTTTAGGGTAAATTCAGGACGCTCCACGAGGGCGAGTTCATTGTACGCTTGgtgcaaaaaagaaaacactagGTCTGACTGACATGACCAACCTTATCTTAAACACAGAGAGTACGAAAAGTTTTGCAGGAATGCAGAACAATAACAGAGAATAGAAATATGGGAGAACGTGAGATTGTTTATTTTTCCAGTGAGCAGCAGATCAGGGTTGTCTGAAAACTGAAGTAAGAAGTAGACTCTTACACGCGCCCAAAGGCGAGTGGAAATGCAATCTATAATATAAACTGGGTTACAATGATTATGGTCACGAGTTTTCTGTTAGAAATTTAGAATGATTAATTTTTGGTACCTAAAATGGTGCTTGTTTCTGGGGAAAAAAGTGCTTAGAGAGGTACTTGTCTTTGATCAGTGTGTGTATTCTTATACGATCAAAATTTGCAACAATATTTTTGCCACAAGATCATAATGCAGTTCTCTGTTTTTAATAGCTTGATCAATGCATCCGTTTctagaaaaatttgaattaagtCAAGGTAACGAGAGCCCATCTTCAAGAGGAGCTGTTGTAGCTTTTTcaccatgtttttttttggcAGAATATGACAAAACGCATGCACAGTCGAGTTTTAGAATTTTACCCCACAATAATGTTTGTTTGTAAGTTGATCTGGTTGTTGAAGTCAAGTTCACAGAATATATTGTTTATGGCCTATCTtttgtcatttatttttttaatctaatccAATTTCAATGTATATGTTTCGCATTGCGGTTATCAGGGTGGCATTCTGGATAAGATTAGtgcaaaatttagaaatttccAATTTCTGACTGTTCCTAGTTCAGTTTTCTGCCATGAAATTGTCTTAGATTTTGTTAGAATTTTG
Protein-coding sequences here:
- the LOC109020432 gene encoding uncharacterized GPI-anchored protein At4g28100-like, which produces MSPNSSIFSFFVFFSILLPTFLGLHNPDPATIQSLRSTPSPPATIPAFPEQSNLAGCPLDLPHELFHGIKSACGSTKGGANGQLRRSRCCPVLAAWLYSAYSGTALGRTSRVGAAVAARSNTTSYDLPLLPDDSETCVDDLGKTLKAKGVELVRPNETCDVVYCYCGIRLHPLSCPEAFKVTQKGKLVGDESVKRLERNCLSSSTNVNRFPGLGGCSKCLSSLHKLNKKKTSNSSKSEDRTTKMHNKDCQLMGLTWLLAKNRTAYIHTVSAVLRAIMMSEDGSHPQSCALNSDGMPLAVDSSEISGHSSSNNLRAPINLYSLLLCLLYFLSILLSTRIH